Proteins from a genomic interval of Zingiber officinale cultivar Zhangliang chromosome 2A, Zo_v1.1, whole genome shotgun sequence:
- the LOC122040832 gene encoding F-box/kelch-repeat protein At3g61590-like produces the protein MRKSEICSRNLGFFCFFCTCFFLLLWLVNWSGNLPFSFVNSSRHLNFRGFVFFLFRVFVYELIFLMEESCSVAYVDDDGGDKEEEGTLVSLDAILPDELLEKVLSLLPIASIVESGFVCKRWYKVAHSPRPSWATMPLQKPWYFMFLCDDDDAAAALSGHVYDPCLRQWRGFGFSCFEKSNWHISSSRGLVCAMDRDDGSRLLVGNPVTRVWKRLPRLPGGRSPDYNALAVSFDRGTRGYTVAVAKCTQAPGDSHRRNISIHVYESEAQSWGTSFARSLVGWRGGDEAVICDGVLYYLIHPDAEQRPHLVMFDLAAPPHPPSSLMQETIPAPCPLTCARLMNLSEKLVMVGGIGRRDRSGIIRGVAIWELEEKEWREVGRMPRRFFQGFGEFDELFTSCGAGDLVFVQCFGSPALLMFDMRLKVWKWSTRCPFTKRFTLQFFTGFCFEPRLDVTS, from the coding sequence ATGAGAAAGTCGGAGATTTGTAGCAGAAATTTGGGATTTTTCTGTTTTTTCTGTACttgtttcttccttcttctttggttggTTAATTGGTCCGGCAatcttcccttttcttttgtcaATTCGTCCCGGCATCTGAATTTTAGGGGTTTTGTTTTTTTCCTCTTTCGGGTATTTGTTTACGAGCTTATCTTCTTGATGGAGGAGAGTTGTTCCGTCGCCTACGTCGACGACGACGGTGGCGACAAGGAGGAGGAGGGCACATTGGTGTCGCTGGACGCCATTCTCCCCGACGAGCTCCTGGAGAAGGTGCTATCCTTGTTGCCCATCGCCAGCATCGTCGAATCGGGCTTCGTTTGCAAGCGGTGGTACAAGGTGGCGCACTCCCCGCGGCCGTCGTGGGCGACGATGCCGCTGCAGAAGCCCTGGTACTTCATGTTCCTCTGCGACGACGACGACGCCGCCGCCGCCTTATCGGGCCATGTCTACGACCCCTGCCTCCGCCAGTGGCGCGGCTTCGGCTTCTCCTGCTTCGAGAAGAGCAACTGGCACATCTCCTCCTCCCGCGGTTTGGTCTGCGCCATGGACCGCGACGACGGGAGCCGCTTGCTGGTCGGCAACCCCGTCACGCGCGTCTGGAAGCGGCTTCCTCGACTGCCGGGCGGGCGTTCCCCCGACTACAACGCGCTCGCCGTGTCATTCGACCGGGGCACGCGCGGCTACACGGTGGCCGTCGCCAAGTGCACGCAGGCGCCAGGAGACTCCCACCGACGGAACATCTCGATCCACGTCTACGAATCAGAGGCGCAGTCGTGGGGCACCTCATTTGCCCGAAGCCTCGTCGGGTGGAGGGGCGGCGATGAGGCCGTCATCTGCGACGGCGTCCTCTACTACTTGATCCACCCCGACGCGGAGCAGCGCCCCCACTTAGTGATGTTCGACCTCGCCGCGCCGCCCCATCCTCCGTCGTCTCTAATGCAAGAGACGATACCCGCGCCGTGCCCTCTCACCTGCGCTCGATTGATGAACCTGTCCGAGAAATTGGTCATGGTAGGCGGGATCGGCAGGCGCGACCGGTCGGGGATCATCAGGGGCGTCGCGATTTGGGAGCTCGAGGAGAAAGAATGGCGAGAAGTGGGTCGAATGCCGCGCAGGTTCTTCCAAGGGTTCGGCGAATTCGACGAGCTCTTCACCAGCTGCGGCGCCGGCGACCTCGTCTTCGTCCAGTGCTTCGGGTCGCCGGCTCTGCTCATGTTCGACATGAGGCTGAAGGTGTGGAAGTGGTCGACAAGGTGCCCTTTCACCAAGCGCTTCACGCTCCAGTTCTTCACCGGTTTCTGCTTCGAACCCAGGCTCGACGTCACTTCTTGA